From a region of the Thermoplasmata archaeon genome:
- a CDS encoding indole-3-glycerol-phosphate synthase produces the protein MDELSRLVTNARRLVREGYYRVADRANPAPSFLGFLEAPDRPADVIAEIKFASPSGGLVRETLDFEDILARMVATKPLGLSILAEPRIFGGSLDFVRSASRHGLPVLMKDIVVDPAQVEAAASSGASAVLVIQTLFSRGLLEGASQGLIDAAHDQDLEVILEVHTMREWDEAIRTDANIFGINNRDLSTMKVDLRTTANLLSSRTKDRPVIAMSGIERRDQVEALLAAGADAVLVGTSIMTAPDPARKLEELLHG, from the coding sequence ATGGACGAGCTTAGCCGCCTCGTCACGAATGCGCGTCGCCTCGTACGGGAGGGCTACTATCGCGTCGCTGACCGGGCGAATCCAGCGCCATCGTTCCTCGGATTCCTCGAGGCTCCAGACCGGCCGGCCGACGTGATTGCGGAGATCAAGTTCGCGTCACCGTCGGGGGGCCTCGTGCGGGAAACGCTTGATTTCGAAGACATCCTCGCGCGAATGGTCGCGACAAAGCCGCTGGGTCTTTCGATCCTCGCGGAGCCGAGAATCTTCGGCGGCAGCCTGGATTTCGTCCGCAGCGCGTCGCGCCATGGTCTCCCGGTCCTCATGAAAGACATCGTAGTGGACCCGGCGCAGGTCGAGGCCGCCGCATCCTCCGGCGCGTCCGCGGTGCTCGTCATCCAGACGCTCTTTTCTCGCGGCCTCCTCGAGGGAGCGTCGCAGGGCCTGATCGATGCCGCCCATGATCAAGATCTCGAAGTGATTCTCGAGGTCCATACAATGCGGGAGTGGGACGAGGCGATCCGGACGGACGCGAACATCTTCGGGATCAACAATCGCGATCTATCCACGATGAAGGTCGACCTTCGGACGACCGCGAATCTCCTGTCCTCGAGGACGAAAGATCGTCCTGTCATCGCGATGAGCGGGATTGAGCGACGAGACCAAGTCGAAGCCCTACTCGCGGCCGGGGCGGACGCGGTCCTCGTTGGGACGTCGATCATGACCGCCCCGGATCCGGCTCGGAAGCTGGAGGAGCTCCTCCATGGCTAA
- a CDS encoding DUF885 domain-containing protein — MAKKKALSSFPKLARQVLNDYRTFHPTLAASSGLHAYDGRLPHYTPSSVRRFAQTTRRHLESLDRFATRDGLSPNAKLELGVLRGMLLTELSDIEDRRRPWSLPTYSLYRMNIVNYLLRSYAPFDRRMRAVANLQADVPRFLKDLRAILDRRLAETFYEVGEMAARGILDSYSRELPEHLAKASPAVRDLVGRTNDRAKSELERFVKALQGEFKPRIKADFALGRAKYARMIYAEHLAKIPIERLLEVGRADLKENRIRLQEVAKQIDASKTPAGVLEEIERDHPTADSLIEDTRQMLEEIRQYVVDHDIIAVPSEERAQAIETPRFYRFATAAMNSPGSFEKVAKEAFYYVTPVEDDWAPEKREEWLRHLNYTSLRNISVHECYPGHYVHFFHRRRVKSAVLRSYYSYAFTEGWAHYCEEMMPDQGFGDLRLRLAQLQDALLRDCRYISSIMMHTGGWSWEDATRFFMENAYLDRLPAEREAKRGTWDPGYLNYTLGKLMIKKLRTDWFSKHKDATLREFHDSLLAFGAPPLGLAREHLLGPDAGPAL; from the coding sequence ATGGCGAAGAAGAAGGCCCTCTCCTCGTTCCCGAAGCTCGCCCGACAAGTCCTGAACGACTATCGGACATTCCATCCGACGCTCGCGGCCTCATCGGGCTTGCACGCGTACGACGGCCGATTGCCGCATTACACGCCTTCGTCGGTGCGGCGTTTCGCCCAGACGACGCGACGGCACCTCGAGTCCCTCGATCGATTTGCCACTCGGGACGGACTCTCCCCGAACGCGAAGCTCGAGCTCGGCGTCCTCCGAGGAATGCTCCTGACCGAGCTTTCGGACATCGAGGATCGTCGGCGGCCGTGGAGCCTTCCGACCTACTCCCTGTATCGGATGAACATCGTGAACTACCTGTTGCGGAGCTACGCGCCGTTCGACCGGCGCATGCGCGCCGTCGCGAACCTGCAGGCGGACGTTCCGCGATTTCTGAAGGACCTTCGAGCGATCCTCGATCGCCGCCTCGCCGAGACGTTCTACGAAGTGGGCGAGATGGCGGCGCGGGGGATCCTCGATTCGTACTCGAGGGAGCTGCCTGAACACCTCGCGAAGGCTTCCCCCGCCGTGAGGGACCTCGTCGGGCGGACGAACGACAGGGCGAAGTCAGAACTCGAGCGGTTCGTCAAGGCCCTCCAGGGAGAGTTCAAGCCCCGGATCAAGGCGGATTTCGCGCTCGGCCGAGCGAAGTACGCGCGGATGATCTACGCCGAGCACCTGGCGAAGATCCCGATCGAGCGGTTGCTCGAGGTGGGCCGTGCGGATCTGAAGGAGAACCGGATTAGACTCCAGGAGGTCGCGAAGCAAATCGACGCCTCGAAGACGCCCGCGGGGGTCCTCGAAGAAATCGAGCGGGACCATCCGACCGCGGACTCGCTGATCGAGGACACCCGCCAGATGCTCGAAGAAATCCGGCAGTACGTGGTGGACCACGACATCATCGCCGTCCCGTCGGAGGAGCGGGCGCAGGCGATCGAGACGCCCCGCTTCTACCGCTTCGCGACCGCGGCGATGAACTCCCCGGGGAGCTTCGAGAAAGTCGCGAAAGAGGCCTTCTACTATGTCACCCCGGTCGAAGACGACTGGGCGCCGGAGAAGCGAGAGGAGTGGCTGCGTCACCTGAACTACACGAGCCTGCGGAACATCTCGGTGCACGAGTGCTACCCGGGCCACTACGTCCACTTCTTCCACCGACGGCGCGTGAAGTCGGCGGTGCTGCGCTCCTACTATTCGTACGCGTTCACCGAGGGCTGGGCGCACTACTGCGAGGAGATGATGCCCGACCAGGGCTTCGGCGACCTTCGGCTGAGGCTCGCGCAACTCCAAGATGCGCTCCTGCGCGACTGCCGCTACATCTCCTCGATCATGATGCACACGGGCGGATGGTCGTGGGAAGACGCGACTCGGTTCTTCATGGAGAACGCATACCTCGACCGGCTGCCCGCGGAGCGGGAGGCGAAGCGTGGGACGTGGGACCCCGGTTACTTGAACTACACGCTGGGGAAGCTGATGATCAAGAAGCTGCGGACGGACTGGTTCTCGAAGCACAAGGATGCGACGCTGCGCGAGTTCCACGATTCCCTCCTCGCGTTCGGCGCACCCCCGCTCGGACTCGCGCGCGAACATCTCCTCGGGCCCGATGCAGGGCCCGCCCTCTGA
- the trpA gene encoding tryptophan synthase subunit alpha — MTRIARAFERARIGHRAALITYLMAGDPDLRRTDALALACEAGGADILELGIPFSDPIADGPEIREAAQRSLRGGTRPGDVLSLAASLRTRTEIPLVVMTYLNPVLAMGVEAFAERIADAGVDGLLIPDVSSQTSDELRDALDGSGVDHVQLVAPATPPDRAAAIAGASRGFLYVVAHHGTTGIRSKLPEDIENRIASLHRVTNLPLGVGFGVSTRDHVRTLASRGADGIVVGSAIVRLAAENPDPDRVRDFVADLAAGLPREAAAFRVD; from the coding sequence GTGACTCGGATTGCACGGGCGTTCGAACGCGCCCGCATCGGACATCGGGCCGCACTCATCACGTATCTCATGGCGGGCGATCCGGACCTGAGGCGGACGGACGCCCTGGCCCTCGCCTGCGAAGCGGGCGGCGCGGATATCCTCGAGCTGGGAATTCCCTTCTCCGACCCGATTGCCGACGGTCCGGAAATCCGAGAGGCCGCGCAGCGGTCCCTCCGCGGGGGCACCCGCCCCGGCGACGTCCTATCTCTCGCCGCGTCGCTTCGGACGCGGACCGAGATTCCTCTCGTCGTGATGACGTACCTGAACCCCGTGCTCGCAATGGGCGTGGAGGCCTTCGCGGAGCGTATCGCGGACGCCGGAGTCGACGGTCTGCTTATCCCGGATGTCTCGTCGCAGACCTCCGATGAACTACGGGACGCCCTCGACGGGTCGGGCGTGGACCATGTCCAACTCGTCGCCCCCGCGACCCCGCCGGATCGCGCCGCGGCGATCGCCGGTGCGTCGCGGGGCTTCCTGTACGTAGTTGCTCACCACGGCACGACGGGCATCCGGTCGAAGCTCCCGGAGGACATCGAGAACCGGATTGCCTCCTTGCATCGGGTCACGAACCTTCCCTTGGGCGTGGGGTTCGGCGTGTCGACGCGGGACCACGTCCGTACCCTCGCCTCCCGGGGGGCCGATGGGATCGTCGTTGGGAGCGCGATCGTCCGCCTCGCCGCGGAGAACCCGGATCCGGACCGTGTGCGGGACTTCGTGGCGGATCTCGCCGCCGGCCTTCCCCGGGAGGCGGCCGCGTTCCGGGTCGATTGA